The Pseudomonas putida nucleotide sequence AGCTTGACATCCAGCTACGCCAGGCCCGAACCGAGCGCCTCAAGGCGCAGGAGCAGCTTCTGCAGTTGCGTACCTGGGAAAGCGGCCCGCAGGTGGCGCGAGGCTTGCGCGCTGTAAGAGCGGCCCGCGCCGCGGTGGCAGCCACCCAGGCGAGCCTGCAGGACACGCGGCGTCTGTTCGAGCGTGGCATCGTCGCCCGTATGGAAGTCGCCAGCCTCGAACAACTGCGCCAGACGCAGCGTCAGGCATTGCTGGATGCTGAACAGGAGTTGCTGTTGACGCGTGCGCGGGGGCAGGGCGATGCGTTGCTGATTGCGGAAATGGAGCTGGCCAATGCGCAAGCGCGCTGGCAGGTCTTGACCAGAATGCGTGAGCAGCAGGTGATCGAGGCGCCTTTCACCGGCGTGCTCTTGCCCGTGAGTACGGATGCCGGCCCCGCTGGCCGGCAGGTGCATGTCGGGCAAGCAGTGAGCCAGGGCATGCCGTTGTTGACCCTGGTCGATCTGGAGCGCTTGCAGGTGGTGGCCAGGCTGGAGGAGCACGATCTGGCCAAGGTGCGTGAAGGCATGCAGGTCGAGGCCGTCATCGCGGGGCGGCAGTTTGCAGGCCGCATCGACCGGATTGCCATGCAAGCAAGAGACGACACGGGGCAGGAGGCCTGGTACGACCTGAGAGTCAGTGTGGATTTGCCGGCTACGGCCCTGCAACTGGGCTTGCGCCTGGGCATGAGCGCGCAGTTGGCGCTGTTGCTTCAGCGCCAGGAGCAGGCGATGGTGGTGCCTGCTCAGGCGTTGCAGGTGGACGAGGCCGGGCGCACCTATGTGCTGTTTCGGGCCGACGAAGGCCAGGCACCGCATAAAGTGCCTGTCACGCCAGGTTCGACCGGGGTGCAGGGTGTCGAAGTTCAGGGGCTGGAGAGTGGTTACGTGCTGATACCGCCGGAGCCGCCAGGCGGCTCCGGCATCGATCAGTCGGCTGGATGATCGCGCAGAAATACCAGATGATCGGCCTTCGACTGCTCGGCACTGTAGTAGTAGCCCTGCACGTCGAAGCGCTTGAGCTGCTCCGGGTCGTTGACCCGCTCCTGAATCACGAAGCGGCTCATCATGCCGCGAGCCTTCTTGGCGTAGAAGCTGATGATCTTGTACTGGCCGTTCTTCAGGTCCTTGAAGTCGACGTTGATCACCCGGCCCTTGAGCGCGCTGCGTTTCACCGCGCTGAAGTATTCGTTGCTGGCCAGGTTCAGCAGCAGGTCGTCGCCCTGGTCTGCCAGCGCCTGGTTCAGCCATTCACTGATACGCGTGCCCCAGAAGGCATACAGGTCCTTGCCGCGGGCGTTGGCCAGCTTGGTGCCCATTTCCAGGCGGTAGGGCTGCATCAGGTCGAGCGGGCGCAGCAGGCCGTACAGGCCGGAGAGCATGCGCAGGTGATCCTGGGCATAGCTGAAATCGTCCTCGCCGAGGGTTTCGGCATCCAGGCCGGTGTACACATCACCTTTGAACGCCAGCAGCGCCTGCTTGGCGTTGGCCGGGGTGAAGTCCGGGGTCCAACTGCCGAAGCGCGCGGCATTGAGGCCGGCGAGCTTGTCGGACAGGTGCATCAGCTCGCTGATCTGCGCCGGCGACAGGTCGCGCAGCTGCCGGATCAGTTCCTGGGAATCGTCCAGGTATTGCGGCAGGGTGAAGCGCTCGGTCACCGGCGCGGTGTCGTAGTCGAGGGTCTTGGCGGGGGAAATCACCGTCAGCATCGGGTCGGCTCCTGGAATCGTTGCGGTGAATTCTACGGATCGCGGCGGGTAACGCCAAACTATGGCGACAATAGTCACAGACCATCTCCAAAGCAGGCGCTATAGTGCGCGTTTTGGCTGTCACGGAGAGACCGATCGTGCGCATTGCCGGGGCCTTGCTGGCCACCTTGTTGAGCCTGGCCGCCCAGGCCGCCCCCATGCCCTCGGCCAGCCTGGACCGCAGCCAGTGGCCCGAGCAGCTGGACAGCCCGGTGCTGTTCGACGTCGCCTCGCGGGCCGAGATCCTGTCTTTCGCCCAGGTGCTGCATGAAAGCGAGCTGCTCGACGATGGCGCCTTGGCTGCGCGCTTGGGGCTGCGGCAGATCAACCTGCAGAAGGTTCGCGCCGTGCGCGCGCAGATGTGGCAGCGGTTGTGGCAGGGCTACCAGCAGGCCCAGCGCAGTTGCGAGCAGGACGCCTCGTTCTGCTATTTGCTCGATTCCATGGCTGACTTGCGCACCAGGGCAGCGACATTCGCTACCGATGTCGGCACGTTCTACACCGGTTGGGTCGAGCCCAGCCATCAGTTTCATGTGCGTTATCTGGATGAGCAACTGCGCAAGGCCGCGTTGCTGCCACAGACCAGCAGCGAGGTCGAGCGCCTCTCCAGCCGCGAGCGCAATGGCGATGAACTGAACGACCGCATGTTCCTGTTGACCTTCGTCGGTGGCCCGGGGCCCGATGGCGGTAGCACCGATGCGCTCACCGAATACCTGCGCAAGCAGAAGCTGCAGGGCACCTTCTTTGTCTTGGGCAATCGCCTGCAGCAGCGGCGCGATACCGGCGCGGCCAATGCGCTGGCCCAACTCTACGCCGGCCAATGCGTGGGCATCCAGGGGTGGGAATATCGCTCCCACGCCCAGTGGCAGGGCTGGCAGGACTCGATCAAGCGCGCCCAGGCGCGGGTCCAGGCCGACCTGCCAGCGCAATACGTGCCGCTGTTCCGCCCGCCCTACGGCCAGCGCCGGGCCGACGGCGAAGCGTTCATGGCCAGCCAGCAGCTACGGGTTTCGCTATGGGATATCGACGCTCAGGATGATGGCCCGCTGACTGCCGACGCTTCGGCCCAGCGGGTGCTGACCTTGATGCTGCTATGGCGCAAGGGGGTGATCCAGTTCCATGACAGCCTGCCCAAGGCGCAGCCGGCGGTCGAGTGGTTGCTGCACAACACGGCGCAGAGCGGCATCGGCTGGGAAGGCTGCCGTGATTACGCGTATCGCGAATAGAGGGTATGACTTTTGACTGTAGTCCCGTCTGGGGTTGCCGCCAAGCGCTCTTCGTCAATCGGAAAAATAAACTTCAAAATCTCGTAAAAATGCTTTTTTCGGTCATGGTTTTTGCGGTATGAAGAAACCAGACAGCCGATTCCTGCAGCACAGGTGGCGTCATCCACCCCACCTTGCCAGGTACGCTTCCCGCCCGTAGCAACGCGGATACGGGGAGAACGGCGGTCACTCTGCGGCGCACTACAGAGCGTGCCGTGTGGCTTCGACATAAGGTGACCGAGTATGGATGACCAAGGACGCAACCCTTCCTCCAGCAAGCCAATCCTCTATGTGCTCGATACCAACGTCCTGATTCACGACCCCAACGCATTACTCAACTTCGAGGAGCATCACGTCGCCATTCCGATGACGGTGCTGGAGGAACTCGACAAGCTCAAGACCGGTAAACAGACCATCGCCGCCGAATGTCGCCAGGCCATCCGCCTGATCGACCAGACCCTCGGTGACGCTTCGCCCAGCGATGTCGAGCAGGGCGTGCCGATCCAGCGCGGCAAGAGTGGGCCCAAGGGGTTCCTGTCGATCCTGATGAGCCCGCGCAACGAGCCCAGCAAGTTGCTGCCGGAAAACCTCAACGACAACATCATCATCAACACCCTGCTCGACGTACGCAGCCGGCGCACCGACCTGGACGTGGTGCTGGTCACCAAAGACATCAACATGCGCCTGAAAGCGCGCGCCTGTGGAATCGCGGCCGAGGACTACAGCACCGACCAACTGGTCGACGACGTGTCCTTGCTGTCCAAGGGCTATCACTCGGTCACTGGCTCGTTCTGGGACCGGGTCAGCAAGGTCGATACCCGTCAGGAGCGTGGCCGCACCTGGCATCGGGTGCAAATGATCGACAACCTGCCCGCCGTGCACATCAACGAGTTCATCATCGACGAGCAAGGTTTTGTCGGCTGGGTAAAAGGCATCCGTAACGATGAACTGCTGTTGCTCGACCTGCACCAGGAGCCATTGCTGCATCAGGAGGCCTGGGGGCTGAAACCTCGGGACATTCATCAGAGCCTGGCGCTGTTCGCCTTGCTAGACCCGGATATCCACCTGGTCAACCTGACCGGCGCTGCCGGCTCCGGCAAGACCATCCTGGCCTTGGCCGCAGCCATCGAACAGACCATGGTCAGCAAGCGCTACCGGCGCATCATCGCCACCCGCAGCGTGCAGGGGCTGGACCAGGAGATCGGCTTCCTGCCGGGCACCGAGGCGGAGAAAATGGAGCCTTGGCTGGGCGCCATCACCGACAACCTCGAAGCCTTGCACATGGACGACGAAAGCACCCATGGCAGCGTCGAATACATCCTCGAGCGCGTGCCGCTGCAGTTCAAGTCGCTCAACTACATCCGCGGGCGCAGCTTCCAGCAGAGCCTGATACTGATCGATGAATGCCAGAACCTCACGCCGCACCAGATGAAGACCATCATCACCCGGGCCGGCTCTGGTTCCAAGGTGGTGTGCCTGGGCAACCTGGCACAGATCGACACGCCTTACCTGTCCGCGACCAGCTCGGGCCTGACCTACCTGACCGAGCGCTTCAAGGACTTCCCCCATGGCGTGCACATCACCCTGCAGGGTGTGCCACGTTCGGTGCTGGCCGAGTACGCCGAGTCTCACCTGTAACCCTCCCAGCCGGGTGGCTCGCCGCCCGGCTTTTTTCCGCTGCGCAATCCTGACCCACGGGTTTACACTCTCTGTTCCCTTCACAGGAGCAGAGCAGTGCTGACTCATCTTGATTCCCAGGGGCGCGCCAATATGGTCGACGTCACTGAAAAGGCCGTGACCGAGCGCGAGGCGGTGGCCGAGGCGCGGGTGCGCATGTTGCCGCAGACCTTGCAGATGATCGTCGACGGCGAGCATCCCAAGGGCGATGTGTTCGCCGTGGCGCGTATTGCCGGTATCCAGGCAGCAAAGAAGACCAGTGACCTGATCCCGCTGTGCCACCCGCTGATGCTGACCAGCGTCAAGGTCGAACTGAGCGCCGACGGCGCAGATGCGGTGCATATCGTCGCCCGCTGCAAGCTGGCCGGCCAGACCGGCGTCGAGATGGAAGCGCTGACCGCCGCCAGCGTCGCTGCGCTGACGATCTACGACATGTGCAAGGCGGTGGACAAGGGCATGGTCATCGAGCAGGTGCGCCTGCTGGAAAAAGTCGGCGGCAAGAGCGGGCACTACAAGGTGGAGGCGTGATGAAGGTCAAGGTGATGTACTTCGCCCGTTACCGCGAGCTGCTGGGCGTTGATGCCGAGCGCCTGGAAGGCGAGTTCAAGGTGGTCGACGATGTGCGCCAGGCGCTGGTGGCAAAGGGCGGGCAGTACGCGGTGCTGGCCGAACAGAACTTGATGAGTGCGCGCAATGAAGAGCTGTGCAAGCTCGACGAGCCGCTGGAAGAGGGCGATGAAGTGGCATTCTTCCCGCCAGTGACCGGAGGCTGAACATGGCAGTGCGAGTGCAACACGGGGCATTCGACCCGGGGGCCGAGGTCAATGCCATGCATGCAGCCAACGTCGGCGTTGGCGCCGTGGTCGGTTTCGTTGGCTATGTGCGCGATTTCAACGATGGTCGGGACGTGGCGGGGATGTTCCTCGAGCATTACCCGGGCATGACCGAGAAGGCCCTGGCCAAGATCGTGGTCGAGGCCGAGCAACGCTGGCCGTTGCTCAAGGTCGAGGTGCTGCACCGCATCGGCGCACTGGAGCCGGGCGAGCCGATCGTCTTTGTCGGTGTGGCCAGTGCCCATCGGCAGGCGGCGTTCGATGCCTGCAACTTCATCATGGACTACCTGAAGACCCGGGCGCCGTTCTGGAAGAAGGAAAATACCCAGGATGGGCCGCGCTGGGTGGAAGGGAAGCAGAGCGACCAGGATGCGGCTGGGCGCTGGTAGATCTTCTGTTTGATGGCCGGGGCTTCGCCCCGGCTCGCGGGACACAGGTCAGTGATGCTTGCGCGGTACCGGCTTCAAAAGCTCATCCGGTGGCATCTCGCACTTGATCTTGCGCCCCAGCAGCTCTTCGATCGCCGGTAGCTGATAGGAGTCATCCTCACCGGCAAAGCTGATCGATACGCCTTCAGCGCCCGCACGCCCGGTGCGGCCGATGCGGTGCACGTAATCGTCCGGGTCTTCCGGCAGGGTGAAGTTGATCACATGGCTGATGCCATCGATGTGAATCCCGCGCCCGGCAACGTCGGTGGCCACCAGCACGGTGATGCGCCCTTCACGGAAGTTCTCCAGGGTGCGAATACGCTTGTGCTGCGGTACGTCACCGGACAACTGCGCGGCATTGATACCGTCGCGCACGAGTTTTTCCTCGATGCGCCGTACCTCGTCCTTGCGGTTGGCGAACACCATCACCCGTTCCCACTTGTTCTGGGTCACCAGGTTGTACAGCAGCTTGTACTTGTCGCTGCCGGCCACCGCATACACGTGTTGCTCGACCGTCTCGCTGGCGACGTTCTCCGGCTCGATCTCGACGATCGCCGGGTTGGTGGTCCACTGCTTGGCCAGGTTCATCACGTCGTCGGTGAAGGTGGCGGAGAACAGCAGGGTCTGGCGTTCGCTCTTCGGCGGGGTCTGGCGGATGATCTGCCGAACCTGGGGGATGAAGCCCATGTCGAGCATGCGGTCGGCTTCGTCCAGCACCATCACCTCGACCATGTCCAGGTGCACTTCGCCGCGCTGGTTGAAGTCCAGCAGGCGGCCGGGGGTGGCCACCAGGATGTCGCAATGGCGGGCTTCCAGGGCCTTGAGCTGCTTGTCGAAGTCCATGCCACCGACGAAGCTCATCACGTTCAGGCCGGTGTACTTGGTCAGGGCGACGGCGTCCTTGGCGATCTGCACCACCAGCTCGCGGGTTGGCGCGATGATCAACGCGCGCGGCTCACCCATGTAGCGCTCTTTCGGCGGCGGCGTCTGCTGCAGCTGGGAAATGATCGAAATCAGGAACGCCGCCGTCTTGCCAGTACCGGTCTGGGCGCGACCGATGGCGTCCTGGCCAGCCAGGGTGTAACCCAGCACCTGCGCCTGGATTGGGGTGCAGTAAGGGAAACCGAGGTCGTGGATGGCGTGCATCAGCTCGTTGGAGAGCTTGAAGTCGTGGAAACGGGTCTTGCCTTCTTGCGGCTCGACCACGAAGTCTTCCGGCTTCCACAGGCTCGCCTGGGGCTTGGGCTTGCGTTCGCGACGTGGTTTGTCTTTGGCCGGCTTGTCGGCAGGCGCT carries:
- a CDS encoding efflux RND transporter periplasmic adaptor subunit, which encodes MIKRGCWLAVAVMCGALAMMIWPSAVQPPEQTWLRVEPHLLESRLGLVGRLQAARQVTLSAPFDGVVAAIPAQDGQRVEAGQPLISLETAQLDIQLRQARTERLKAQEQLLQLRTWESGPQVARGLRAVRAARAAVAATQASLQDTRRLFERGIVARMEVASLEQLRQTQRQALLDAEQELLLTRARGQGDALLIAEMELANAQARWQVLTRMREQQVIEAPFTGVLLPVSTDAGPAGRQVHVGQAVSQGMPLLTLVDLERLQVVARLEEHDLAKVREGMQVEAVIAGRQFAGRIDRIAMQARDDTGQEAWYDLRVSVDLPATALQLGLRLGMSAQLALLLQRQEQAMVVPAQALQVDEAGRTYVLFRADEGQAPHKVPVTPGSTGVQGVEVQGLESGYVLIPPEPPGGSGIDQSAG
- the rhlB gene encoding ATP-dependent RNA helicase RhlB → MLKALKKIFGKGDAAPQAAAPAASVTPTAPAPTAEARPEPKPAAPRAKPAAKVEAAADAPAPADKPAKDKPRRERKPKPQASLWKPEDFVVEPQEGKTRFHDFKLSNELMHAIHDLGFPYCTPIQAQVLGYTLAGQDAIGRAQTGTGKTAAFLISIISQLQQTPPPKERYMGEPRALIIAPTRELVVQIAKDAVALTKYTGLNVMSFVGGMDFDKQLKALEARHCDILVATPGRLLDFNQRGEVHLDMVEVMVLDEADRMLDMGFIPQVRQIIRQTPPKSERQTLLFSATFTDDVMNLAKQWTTNPAIVEIEPENVASETVEQHVYAVAGSDKYKLLYNLVTQNKWERVMVFANRKDEVRRIEEKLVRDGINAAQLSGDVPQHKRIRTLENFREGRITVLVATDVAGRGIHIDGISHVINFTLPEDPDDYVHRIGRTGRAGAEGVSISFAGEDDSYQLPAIEELLGRKIKCEMPPDELLKPVPRKHH
- the moaE gene encoding molybdopterin synthase catalytic subunit MoaE, with the protein product MAVRVQHGAFDPGAEVNAMHAANVGVGAVVGFVGYVRDFNDGRDVAGMFLEHYPGMTEKALAKIVVEAEQRWPLLKVEVLHRIGALEPGEPIVFVGVASAHRQAAFDACNFIMDYLKTRAPFWKKENTQDGPRWVEGKQSDQDAAGRW
- the moaD gene encoding molybdopterin converting factor subunit 1 — its product is MKVKVMYFARYRELLGVDAERLEGEFKVVDDVRQALVAKGGQYAVLAEQNLMSARNEELCKLDEPLEEGDEVAFFPPVTGG
- the yaaA gene encoding peroxide stress protein YaaA, whose translation is MLTVISPAKTLDYDTAPVTERFTLPQYLDDSQELIRQLRDLSPAQISELMHLSDKLAGLNAARFGSWTPDFTPANAKQALLAFKGDVYTGLDAETLGEDDFSYAQDHLRMLSGLYGLLRPLDLMQPYRLEMGTKLANARGKDLYAFWGTRISEWLNQALADQGDDLLLNLASNEYFSAVKRSALKGRVINVDFKDLKNGQYKIISFYAKKARGMMSRFVIQERVNDPEQLKRFDVQGYYYSAEQSKADHLVFLRDHPAD
- a CDS encoding polysaccharide deacetylase family protein; translation: MRIAGALLATLLSLAAQAAPMPSASLDRSQWPEQLDSPVLFDVASRAEILSFAQVLHESELLDDGALAARLGLRQINLQKVRAVRAQMWQRLWQGYQQAQRSCEQDASFCYLLDSMADLRTRAATFATDVGTFYTGWVEPSHQFHVRYLDEQLRKAALLPQTSSEVERLSSRERNGDELNDRMFLLTFVGGPGPDGGSTDALTEYLRKQKLQGTFFVLGNRLQQRRDTGAANALAQLYAGQCVGIQGWEYRSHAQWQGWQDSIKRAQARVQADLPAQYVPLFRPPYGQRRADGEAFMASQQLRVSLWDIDAQDDGPLTADASAQRVLTLMLLWRKGVIQFHDSLPKAQPAVEWLLHNTAQSGIGWEGCRDYAYRE
- the moaC gene encoding cyclic pyranopterin monophosphate synthase MoaC, which gives rise to MLTHLDSQGRANMVDVTEKAVTEREAVAEARVRMLPQTLQMIVDGEHPKGDVFAVARIAGIQAAKKTSDLIPLCHPLMLTSVKVELSADGADAVHIVARCKLAGQTGVEMEALTAASVAALTIYDMCKAVDKGMVIEQVRLLEKVGGKSGHYKVEA
- a CDS encoding PhoH family protein; amino-acid sequence: MDDQGRNPSSSKPILYVLDTNVLIHDPNALLNFEEHHVAIPMTVLEELDKLKTGKQTIAAECRQAIRLIDQTLGDASPSDVEQGVPIQRGKSGPKGFLSILMSPRNEPSKLLPENLNDNIIINTLLDVRSRRTDLDVVLVTKDINMRLKARACGIAAEDYSTDQLVDDVSLLSKGYHSVTGSFWDRVSKVDTRQERGRTWHRVQMIDNLPAVHINEFIIDEQGFVGWVKGIRNDELLLLDLHQEPLLHQEAWGLKPRDIHQSLALFALLDPDIHLVNLTGAAGSGKTILALAAAIEQTMVSKRYRRIIATRSVQGLDQEIGFLPGTEAEKMEPWLGAITDNLEALHMDDESTHGSVEYILERVPLQFKSLNYIRGRSFQQSLILIDECQNLTPHQMKTIITRAGSGSKVVCLGNLAQIDTPYLSATSSGLTYLTERFKDFPHGVHITLQGVPRSVLAEYAESHL